A part of Geothrix oryzae genomic DNA contains:
- a CDS encoding DegT/DnrJ/EryC1/StrS family aminotransferase, translating into MTEQALPVFRPLLDETDFQAARAALEMGWLGMGSYVGQFEEATRTYLEAGDRHVVAVSTGHAALHLALLVAGVGPGDEVITPSFNNVADFQAILATGADPVFCDIRDDTLCIDLERAEALVSPRTKAIIAMDYDCILCDHDEVGRLAARHGLRVIHDAAHAFGSRYHGKRIGSFSDIAIFSFDPVKTITCIDGGLVVVRTEEEKRALQEMRLIGMGQPSTLMYQNRRAWTYDVNRLGFRYHMANLHAAIGLGQLSKMATIERTRRAACRRYSEGLAGLPAVRIPRSDFEGVVPFLYYIRVPPEARDDLRGFLQERGIDTGIHWQPGHWFTLFKDCRKGDLGVTERVGHEILSLPLHSAMQDADLDRTVTAIRAFFGK; encoded by the coding sequence ATGACTGAACAGGCCCTGCCGGTATTCAGACCGCTCCTGGACGAAACGGATTTCCAGGCGGCGCGGGCGGCCCTGGAGATGGGCTGGCTGGGCATGGGCAGCTATGTCGGACAGTTCGAGGAGGCCACCCGGACCTACCTGGAAGCAGGCGATCGGCATGTGGTGGCGGTGAGCACCGGCCACGCCGCCCTGCATCTGGCGCTGCTGGTGGCGGGGGTGGGACCCGGCGATGAGGTCATCACCCCCTCCTTCAACAATGTGGCGGACTTCCAGGCCATCTTGGCCACGGGCGCGGATCCGGTCTTCTGCGACATCCGCGACGACACCCTCTGCATTGACCTGGAGCGGGCCGAGGCGCTGGTTTCGCCCCGCACCAAGGCGATCATCGCCATGGACTACGATTGCATTCTCTGCGATCACGATGAAGTGGGTCGACTGGCGGCCCGGCACGGCCTCCGGGTCATCCACGACGCCGCCCACGCCTTCGGATCCCGGTACCATGGGAAGCGGATCGGCAGCTTCTCGGACATCGCCATTTTCAGCTTCGATCCGGTGAAGACCATCACCTGCATCGATGGCGGTCTGGTGGTCGTCCGCACGGAGGAGGAGAAGCGCGCCTTGCAGGAGATGCGGCTCATCGGCATGGGACAACCGTCCACGCTCATGTATCAGAACCGCCGGGCCTGGACCTACGATGTGAACCGTCTCGGATTCCGCTATCACATGGCCAACCTGCATGCGGCCATCGGCCTCGGGCAGCTCTCCAAGATGGCCACCATCGAGCGGACCCGCCGGGCGGCCTGTCGCCGCTACAGTGAAGGGCTGGCGGGCCTGCCGGCCGTCCGGATCCCCAGGAGCGATTTTGAAGGCGTGGTGCCCTTCCTCTATTACATCCGGGTTCCACCCGAGGCGAGGGATGACCTGCGCGGCTTTCTCCAGGAGCGCGGCATCGATACGGGCATCCACTGGCAGCCGGGCCACTGGTTCACCCTGTTCAAGGACTGCCGGAAGGGCGATCTGGGGGTGACGGAACGCGTGGGCCACGAGATCCTCTCCCTGCCTTTGCACTCGGCCATGCAGGATGCCGACCTCGACCGGACGGTGACGGCTATCCGGGCCTTCTTCGGTAAGTGA
- the rfbF gene encoding glucose-1-phosphate cytidylyltransferase, translating to MQAVILCGGKGTRLREETEFKPKPMIRVGDQPILWHIQKHFATHGVSDFVLCMGYKAELIRDYFLNYDLNHSDVLLELGTKHVVPLEAGYEEKNWRIWMVDTGQETNTGGRLKRIQKYIQGPTFLATYGDGVADVDIPRLLAFHASHGKLATVTAVRPSSRFGELGLSGDSVTLFAEKPQVREGWINGGFFVFQQEVLDLIEGDEESLELGLLRKLSERDELRAYFHEGFWQCMDTYREMELLQDLWHSGHAPWKTW from the coding sequence ATGCAGGCCGTGATTCTTTGTGGAGGGAAGGGCACGCGCCTTCGGGAAGAAACCGAATTCAAACCGAAACCCATGATCCGCGTGGGTGATCAGCCGATCCTCTGGCACATCCAGAAGCACTTCGCGACCCACGGGGTCAGTGACTTCGTCCTGTGCATGGGGTACAAGGCTGAGCTGATCCGGGACTATTTCCTGAACTACGACCTCAACCATTCCGATGTGCTGCTCGAGCTGGGCACGAAGCATGTGGTGCCGCTGGAGGCCGGGTACGAAGAAAAGAACTGGCGGATCTGGATGGTGGATACCGGACAGGAGACCAATACGGGCGGTCGGCTGAAGCGCATCCAGAAATACATCCAGGGACCGACCTTCCTGGCGACCTATGGCGACGGCGTGGCCGATGTGGACATCCCCCGGCTCCTGGCCTTCCACGCCTCGCATGGGAAGCTGGCCACGGTGACGGCGGTGCGTCCCAGCTCCCGATTCGGCGAGCTGGGCCTGTCGGGCGACAGCGTCACCCTCTTTGCGGAGAAGCCCCAGGTGCGGGAGGGGTGGATCAACGGCGGCTTCTTCGTCTTCCAGCAGGAGGTCCTCGATCTCATCGAGGGGGACGAGGAGTCTCTGGAATTGGGTCTCCTGAGGAAACTATCGGAGCGGGACGAACTCCGGGCCTACTTCCACGAGGGTTTCTGGCAGTGCATGGACACCTACCGGGAGATGGAGCTGCTCCAGGATCTGTGGCATTCGGGACACGCTCCCTGGAAGACCTGGTGA
- a CDS encoding class I SAM-dependent methyltransferase encodes MSHLTCRICGSPLALSLVDLGTSPLANGYLRPEDLERPEVHYPLHPRVCESCWLVQLPAFETPEALFGHYLYFSSFSDAWLAHGRALATEAIRDFGLGSRSHVVEVASNDGYLLQYFKEAGVPVLGIEPAANVAQAATDKGIPTLTRFFGADLGEELAQSGRQADLLLGLNVLAHVPDLHDFTEGLRRALAPRGTLVLEFPHLLELIQGLQFDTIYHEHFSYLSLLVVERLFAEHGLTVFDVQRLPTHGGSLRIHGCGSADPRAALPSERLCLLRRLEREAGLDRKEGYARFQAQVWDLKNDLLAFLLDQKRAGRVVAAYGAPAKGNTFLNFAGIGPDLIPFTVDRSPHKQGRFLPGSRIPILAPEAVAARRPDFLLILPWNLREEIREQMDHLRGWGGRFVTAVPRLEVLA; translated from the coding sequence ATGAGCCACCTGACCTGCCGCATCTGCGGCTCACCCCTGGCGCTGAGCCTGGTGGATCTGGGCACCAGCCCCCTGGCCAACGGCTACCTCAGGCCGGAGGATCTGGAACGGCCCGAGGTGCACTACCCTCTGCATCCGCGGGTCTGCGAGTCCTGCTGGCTGGTCCAGCTGCCCGCCTTCGAGACGCCCGAGGCCTTGTTCGGACACTACCTGTACTTCTCCTCCTTCTCGGATGCCTGGCTTGCCCATGGCCGGGCCCTCGCCACCGAAGCCATCCGGGACTTCGGATTGGGCTCTCGGAGTCATGTGGTCGAGGTCGCCAGCAACGACGGCTACCTGCTGCAGTATTTCAAGGAGGCGGGGGTCCCGGTCCTCGGCATCGAACCCGCCGCCAATGTGGCCCAGGCCGCCACGGACAAGGGCATTCCGACGCTGACCCGGTTCTTCGGGGCCGACCTCGGGGAGGAACTGGCGCAGTCGGGGCGCCAGGCCGATCTCCTGCTGGGCCTCAATGTCCTGGCCCATGTTCCGGACCTGCACGATTTCACGGAGGGCCTGCGCCGAGCCCTGGCGCCCCGGGGCACGCTGGTCCTGGAATTTCCCCACCTGCTGGAGCTGATCCAGGGCCTCCAATTCGACACGATCTACCACGAACACTTCAGCTATCTGAGCCTGCTGGTCGTGGAGCGGCTCTTTGCGGAACATGGGTTGACCGTCTTCGATGTGCAGCGTCTCCCCACCCACGGGGGATCCCTCCGCATCCACGGATGCGGCTCCGCGGATCCCAGGGCCGCCCTCCCCTCTGAGCGGCTGTGCCTCCTGAGACGGCTGGAGCGCGAGGCCGGCCTCGACCGAAAGGAAGGCTACGCTCGATTCCAGGCGCAGGTGTGGGATCTGAAGAACGACTTGCTCGCCTTTCTCCTCGACCAGAAGCGCGCGGGGCGAGTGGTCGCGGCCTATGGGGCCCCAGCCAAGGGAAACACCTTCCTGAATTTCGCCGGGATCGGGCCGGATCTGATCCCCTTCACCGTGGATCGGAGCCCCCACAAGCAGGGTCGATTCCTCCCGGGCAGCCGCATCCCCATCCTGGCACCGGAGGCCGTGGCCGCCCGGCGGCCGGATTTTCTGCTCATCCTCCCCTGGAACCTTCGGGAGGAGATCCGTGAACAGATGGACCACCTCCGCGGGTGGGGGGGGCGTTTCGTGACCGCCGTCCCCAGGTTGGAGGTGCTGGCGTGA
- the rfbC gene encoding dTDP-4-dehydrorhamnose 3,5-epimerase, with the protein MNFLETPIPGAMVIEADRYEDDRGFFARVYCEQAFRLAGLPVIWPQSSSVWNRRKGTLRGLHFQDAPHQEAKLVRCAVGRIFDVIVDLRPGSPTYRKWWGVELSRENMRTLFVPMGLAHGYQTLADDTEIHYMISALHVPGAARGIRWDDPELGIPWPQENPVLSERDRIWPDLGTWHAGKLRAKEEHHD; encoded by the coding sequence GTGAACTTTCTGGAGACGCCGATTCCCGGGGCCATGGTCATCGAGGCCGACCGGTACGAGGATGACCGGGGATTTTTCGCCCGGGTCTATTGTGAGCAGGCCTTCCGGCTGGCGGGACTGCCCGTGATCTGGCCCCAGTCCAGCAGCGTGTGGAATCGGCGGAAGGGTACCCTCCGGGGACTGCACTTCCAGGACGCACCCCACCAGGAAGCCAAGCTGGTGCGGTGCGCGGTGGGGCGGATCTTCGATGTCATCGTCGATCTCCGTCCCGGGTCGCCCACCTACCGCAAGTGGTGGGGTGTGGAGTTGAGCCGTGAAAACATGAGGACCCTCTTCGTTCCCATGGGTCTCGCCCACGGCTACCAGACGCTGGCAGATGACACAGAGATCCATTACATGATCTCGGCCCTCCATGTCCCCGGGGCGGCGCGGGGCATCCGCTGGGATGATCCGGAGCTCGGGATCCCTTGGCCCCAGGAGAACCCGGTGCTGTCCGAACGGGATCGCATCTGGCCAGACCTCGGCACATGGCATGCGGGCAAGCTGAGGGCGAAGGAGGAACACCATGACTGA
- the rfbG gene encoding CDP-glucose 4,6-dehydratase, with translation MDLGEAYRGKRVLLTGHTGFKGAWLALWLRRLGAEVGAVALPPDTEPNLWSALGLENEVHSEYADIRDSGRLRALVDAFRPEFVFHLAAQALVLPSYEDPVGTFATNLMGTVNLLEACRHQPSIRAMVVVTSDKCYRQPGRHPFREDDPLGGEDPYSASKACAELATAAYRRAWFREGVGLATVRAGNVIGGGDWAAHRLVPDLMRAFQQGRTPGIRRPEARRPWQHVLDPLDGYLRLGAKLAADPGPWSGPWNVGPSPEQAWTVAQVADACCRAWGGTATWILEGAPSGLEAERLELDSSRIRECLGWMPRWTVEAAIERSVRWYRAFADGVPARVLCETDLEARG, from the coding sequence ATGGACCTGGGCGAAGCCTACCGTGGCAAGCGCGTCCTGCTGACCGGGCACACCGGATTCAAAGGGGCCTGGCTGGCCCTCTGGCTGCGGCGCCTGGGGGCGGAAGTCGGGGCGGTCGCCCTCCCTCCGGATACCGAGCCGAACCTCTGGTCCGCCCTCGGCCTCGAGAATGAGGTGCACTCGGAGTACGCAGACATCCGTGATTCCGGGCGGCTGCGGGCCCTGGTGGACGCCTTCCGCCCGGAATTCGTCTTCCACCTGGCGGCCCAGGCCCTCGTGCTTCCCTCCTACGAGGATCCCGTGGGCACCTTCGCCACCAACCTCATGGGCACGGTCAATCTCCTGGAAGCCTGCCGCCATCAGCCCTCCATCCGCGCCATGGTGGTCGTGACCAGCGACAAGTGCTACCGCCAACCCGGGAGGCACCCCTTCCGCGAGGATGACCCCCTGGGTGGGGAGGATCCCTACAGCGCCTCCAAAGCCTGTGCCGAACTCGCCACGGCCGCCTATCGCCGTGCCTGGTTCCGGGAGGGGGTGGGCCTCGCCACGGTCCGGGCGGGCAATGTCATCGGCGGCGGCGACTGGGCGGCCCATCGGCTGGTCCCGGACCTCATGCGTGCCTTCCAGCAGGGGAGGACTCCCGGGATCCGGCGGCCAGAAGCCCGGCGGCCCTGGCAGCATGTCCTGGATCCCCTGGATGGCTACCTGCGCCTCGGAGCCAAGCTGGCGGCCGACCCGGGACCCTGGTCAGGGCCCTGGAATGTCGGCCCCAGCCCGGAGCAGGCCTGGACGGTGGCCCAAGTCGCCGATGCCTGCTGCCGGGCTTGGGGGGGGACGGCGACCTGGATCTTGGAGGGGGCCCCCTCAGGACTGGAAGCGGAGCGGCTGGAACTCGACAGCTCCCGGATCCGGGAATGCCTGGGTTGGATGCCGCGCTGGACCGTGGAAGCGGCGATTGAGCGGAGTGTCCGGTGGTACCGGGCCTTCGCGGACGGGGTGCCAGCACGCGTCCTTTGCGAGACCGATCTGGAGGCCCGCGGATGA
- a CDS encoding formyltransferase family protein — translation MSPTRPSAILMGSKPGSVVALEALLRRGWEVPMVVVSRNVSHPWMPTPDLETHAHSRGIPVRSQKELLDAPPVDFVISYMYRNRVTASTRALARRAALNFHAGPLPEFGGWAFYNVAILEERREYGCTCHYMEDAFDAGDLLKVRRFPIDPALETAESLERRSQEEMIQLFLEFCALAESGGELPREAQDPARMRYLDQAGFEALKRIPEGADGAVIDRHARAFWAPPYGLAYLEGDGGRVEVVPACVKEALARESHRADLDRLFEAAGLERER, via the coding sequence GTGAGCCCAACCCGACCCAGTGCCATTCTGATGGGCTCCAAACCAGGGAGTGTCGTCGCCCTAGAGGCTCTGCTTCGGCGGGGCTGGGAGGTCCCCATGGTGGTGGTGAGCCGGAATGTTTCCCATCCCTGGATGCCCACCCCTGATCTGGAAACCCATGCCCATAGCCGCGGCATCCCCGTCCGAAGTCAGAAGGAATTGCTGGATGCACCGCCGGTAGATTTCGTCATCAGCTACATGTACCGGAACCGGGTCACGGCCTCCACCCGTGCTCTTGCCCGTCGTGCGGCCCTCAACTTCCACGCGGGTCCTCTTCCCGAGTTCGGTGGTTGGGCTTTCTACAATGTGGCGATTCTTGAGGAGCGCAGGGAGTACGGCTGCACATGCCACTACATGGAAGACGCCTTCGACGCTGGCGATCTCCTGAAAGTCCGACGCTTCCCCATCGACCCCGCACTGGAGACGGCGGAGAGCTTGGAGCGCCGCTCCCAGGAGGAGATGATCCAGCTCTTTCTGGAGTTCTGCGCTTTGGCGGAATCCGGAGGCGAGCTGCCCCGGGAAGCCCAGGATCCCGCCCGCATGCGCTACCTGGACCAGGCCGGCTTCGAAGCCCTCAAACGGATTCCGGAGGGTGCCGATGGGGCGGTCATTGATCGCCATGCCCGGGCCTTCTGGGCGCCGCCCTACGGGCTCGCCTACCTCGAAGGGGATGGAGGGCGGGTGGAAGTGGTCCCGGCCTGCGTAAAAGAGGCCCTGGCCAGAGAATCTCATCGCGCTGACCTGGATCGTCTTTTTGAGGCCGCTGGCCTGGAGCGGGAGCGATGA